The stretch of DNA GGCATTGAGTTGCAATTTAATAGTGTGTTGATTTTGAGCTAGAAAGCTGATAACTTTCTGTTTTTCTTTTTAGTTGATTTTGAAAGATACTCAGTTTGAGTTCTTTGTTTGGTGATTTGGAGTGTTTAGTTGACTAGTTTCGATGGCGAAAGTTAATTTCGGCTTGGTGTAGTAGCCATTTCACTCTGGTCAACTTTTGAGTTTACTGTCCCTTCAGTTTCCTCTTTGTGCTCTTTGCTCCACAAATTTTGAAGTGGGTATACTTTCTTTAGATTATCATTGTTTTCTTGAggtatataatattataattcaTGTAAAAGTTTGCACTAGTCCTAGACGAACTCAAATTAAGCAATAGTGTACAAGAAGCACTAATTTTAGAGGTTGGCTTTGTTTGAGAGAAgcctttttccttgttcatttttgCTGTTGCTATGAAAACCATTACCTTTTCTCAGTGGCATCTTGAGGGAATATTGAGTAGAAATATATTAAGATGTTACGAATTTATAATTGTAATGTTGCAATGGTTCCTTTTGGCTGGTAAATGCACCATATGTCTTGGATTTGTTGAGTCCGACATGGAATCGTCATTTGCTTCATTCATTGGTAGCAAAAATTCGATTAGTGTAAAAAAATCCAATATGGAGCAAGATGCTGTTACTTTACGCAGATAACGAGTAGAAAGATCATGTTGAGGAATTTCAAGGCTTCCCTTTCTGAAATGACCCTTTAATGCTAAAGTGGCTGCTAACATCATCGTGGTATTATAAGAGACTGCCTCACTGCATTACAGCCGAGTTGTAAAGGTTTTGAAGGAACTGGGATTACATTTTGAGGCAGTATCAGCCATGTATAGGTAAGGCAAAATGATCCCAAGATAAAAATGCGGCAACTGATTTCGAGACCATATCTGAGACTGGAATTGTGTCTGAGAAATAACTTGTCTTTTTTCTTTCTGTTGAAAACTTAGTTAACTTCTCTGTATTATCTACTTGCATTATGGTACATTTTCTGCAGATTATCAATGTACTACTTAGGCTTTAGAGCCTTCGTGGAAAATAAGGAAGTAGGAGCTCACTAATTCAAATTTGATGTGTAGGTCCTGTAGCATGGAAGATGACAGAGGGATTGAACTCAGCTTGGGTTTAGGATGTGGCCCCACATCTTCTCCTTCAAAGGATAGGAGTGAAAACTCAGCCGACGATAAAATGGATACTGATGAGAGAACTagtaaaattttgaatgattttaGAAATTTCCTCAATGCTGGTGCTTCACAATCTTCTCAAAGGACAGATCTTGCAAAACCTTCAGAGAACTTCTTTAACAATTTTACGCAGACTGCTTCTGGTGGAAATGATTTGAGTAATGTTGACATGAAAAAACATAAAAACCAGGAAACCGACTCCGATAGTTCTGATTTACAAGTTAAGGAAGTACATTCTCACATATCCATTACAACCGACGACGAGGGATCAACTGGTGATAATGAAGACATGGCAGAATCTGAAGTGGAAGTCTCAATGTCAAAAATCAGCCCACATTGCGATAATGAATCTAGAACCCCAGGTGGAAGTGCTAGCTCTTCTCTAGCTCCCAAGGAAAGTGATGGAAAGGCAAATATTAGCGCTTCTTCATTTCCAGTGCAAACTGTGATTGCTGTAAGTGTGCCTTATTCGTCAACTGTCAAAGAGTCACCCTCAACAAGTTCACTAAACTCGCCAATTTATCCATTATCTATGCCGAGCATTCCTCCTACA from Silene latifolia isolate original U9 population chromosome 10, ASM4854445v1, whole genome shotgun sequence encodes:
- the LOC141605902 gene encoding ninja-family protein mc410, translating into MEDDRGIELSLGLGCGPTSSPSKDRSENSADDKMDTDERTSKILNDFRNFLNAGASQSSQRTDLAKPSENFFNNFTQTASGGNDLSNVDMKKHKNQETDSDSSDLQVKEVHSHISITTDDEGSTGDNEDMAESEVEVSMSKISPHCDNESRTPGGSASSSLAPKESDGKANISASSFPVQTVIAVSVPYSSTVKESPSTSSLNSPIYPLSMPSIPPTTVGHSHPHAASTGSAPVTLTYSSLQIPNKDSSWGMARSQPLHSPYATRLAPSSVSMQVNNPNSSEAIRPDVGPREQLRGLQKVVGQVGPSSQPVGNTTTRTSSSFPSEYPAIKPGIASEVKFGGSGSFPNLPWVSTTGPGPNGKTISGVTYKYNATQIKIVCACHGIHLSPEEFVRHASEDQSRVVPSTGLASLRSSNPGTTSAMS